TTGACGAAACAGACTTATCGAGGTATTTTTCATTACGGAGCCCTCCTTTGGGGTTAGGCAACCGTAATATACTGTTACGGACAAAGTTTGGCTCCGCCTTTTTGGCTAATTGTTAGGACACGTCTGAGTTTCCTTTGGAATGTCGAGCTCCTTTGAGATCATTGCCTCTAGAAGATAACTCATTTCGTACGATAGATAGGCGCTCTCAGCCCCACTTAATTCGATATCTTTATCTCGATGGCCAATCGCATCTCTATGTTGTGTCATTTTGTGGGCAATAATCAGGAGATCTTGAGCATTATTTAATTGCAGAAGTTTCCGGCATTTAAATAGGCTATAAAATACTCGTTCTTTCAGTGTTATGTCCCTGGTGTTTTTTTCAGGCACTTTGCCTTGAAGCTTCAACATGAAATTTCGAAGCCTTTTCAAAAAAATAGGTTTTTTTGAGTATAGTTTTCTATGCAATCCCTCGAAAGAGAAAATCAAAAAAGCTAAGGTTGTTTCTGAGATAAATTTTTGGTTATGAAACGAAGTTAACTGACTAACAGAATCGGAAATAATATTTTGTTTTGAAAACCATTTTGCCGTCAAAGAAGGCAAATCAGGTATATCCGCTCGTGGCAAAAACATTTGTATTCCAGATAAAACCTTTCCGCTGAAAGCTTCATACTCCCAATATGGAAAATATTTTCCACAAATGGCTTGTTCCCCTAGCGCTTTTTCATGCTCAGAAGCATTTTCTGATGGCTTTATTGTTTCATAACGACAAGTAATATCGTAAGGGAAAACATCTTTCCCTATAAGAAATGAGAAGAGAGCATGCATTGTTAGAAAATAATATTCGATATTATTCTGATCTTCTGTATTGTAATAAGGAAGCCGACCTTCTTTGACTGATACTTTTATGAAAACATTATGATAAAGATGAAAAGCTTCCAGCATATTTCCCTGAACGGACAAAGCATAATTGAGCGTAATACTTACTTTTTCATCTTCGTATAAATTTACTGATGGAAATTCGGAGTACGAAACGCCTGAAATTCTCTTTGCAGATGAGTCAAACTCTGGCGTGAGGCATATTCTTCCCTCCCATTCTTCGAGATGACTCAACTGAAAACGTAAAGACTCCAATAAAATATCGGATTTATGTAATCCTTCGTTCGAATCACTTTCCCAATATTCGTAAAATGAATACTGATGCTGACTGAATACGCCAAAAGTAAAAGACGTTTTTTCCCTGCGAGCATTAAAGATTGAGATAAACTTTCCTGTGGGCGATTTCCCCAAAAACGAATCCAGTGTCTCTTTAGAAGTTAGAAGATTTTTGGGACCTCCAATAAATTCTAAAAAACCACCTTTCAACGGATCATATGTCAAAGTGCCGGAAAAGACATTTTCAGGTTCGTCAATATATCGCCATTCTCCTGAAAATTTATTTTCCTGTAAATACTTCTTGAACTGCTCTAAACCCATTTATCATGACTCCTGGATACGGCCAATATGCGAGTTTTTGCCTCGGCTTCAAAATCATACGGCGTTCCTGATTGTCCAGCTTCTTTCCATAATTCTACCGCATAAAGGCGCATGTATTTTTCAAGAATTTTTCTCTTTTCTATTTCTACAGTAGAAATTCCCCGGAGCCCTAATTGCTTGATTTGAGCCGATGATGATGCGGACGACGGATTGCAACACAATTGCTTATAAACTCCGGCATAAGAACCTCCGGCATTTAAGAATAGAAGCTGAAAAGTACATAAAATCATAAGGAAAACATGTTTTAAAATTTCGTCACAGTCTTGAGAATTCAAAAAAGCCCTAATTTTATTCAACTTTTCTTCTCTGGACTTCTTGGCCGCATGCTGATATTGTGTATAAAGTATAAGTTGGATAATATCATGAACAGTTAACGGTTCCGGATATTTTTCAAAAAGAGGTTCAATAAATATGCCAAAATGCTTTAAAGCGTTCGTTTTTCGAATATCCACATCCTTTAACGCATTAAAGTACTGCAAAGAATCCTCGGCTAATAGTCCTAATGCCGTATTGGGGTGATTTTTAAGAAAATTCGACACATTGGGAAAACTACCAGGTTCATTGGGATCGTTAGAATAGAGTTTTCGAAAGAGCATCGCAAAAGCTTTTAATTCGCTCCTACTATTCTTGAAAATTACACGCACAGCACTAACGCCAGTTAATCCTGGAAATTCGATTTTTGATTGTTCAAGTTCGTCATAGTGTTCTGAGAATATTCGCAAATTCCTCAACTCATCTTCATCTAACTTAATATCAGAAGCACTACCGTTAAAAGCCAAATAACGATCCACATATGCGGGAAAAGGAAACGTAGATACAGAAGGATCAAGCCCGAGAATTTCTTTTACATCCCTTTCGTAAACTTGATTGCCTTTTTCATCTTCAAAATAAAGTACAGGCCCCGCTGTCGCACGAAAACCTCCACTGCCATGATCGGTAAAACCGGCTGTTTCGTGAAAATATTGACGATACGCTCTCAGTTCTCTTGAATGCAGTAAATTTTCAGCTTCGATTTTATATTTCATGCAAAACTGTAAGTCCAACGGAAGGCTATCTAAATCAATTTCCAGCCGTCGGTCTTTCATCCGCTTTTCTGTGCGGTCAATATACCTAATTGCCCAGTAAATAAATTCCATATAATCGGTCATCGGCTGTTTATGTTTTTCTTATCACTTCTGTTCAAAGGGAATATAGCGGGAAGTAAGCAGGTTTTCAAACTTGGGACAGCTGAAAATTCGATTTTATGATTTTCAAAAACAATCAAATATATATTACTGATTTGAAGCTGAGATAAACTTCCAGTCTATTGGCTCAGAGGCAATTGATCACCGTTTGCGGGAAGCGGCAACCGGCATTAACCGTTTTCGTCCATTTGCCGGGAAACAGGTCATTGTATACGGCGCACCAAATTGCTGCACACTTTTACGCAAAGCCCCGCCGCCAGTCCAACTGCGATACTCTGATCGTGCGAATTACGGATGCCGATACACCGACTCCACTCCGGCGAATGCGTTTTATTGATCCGCATGAATCCGAACATCCGCTGACCGTCACGGGCCAGCCCGTACTGTTCATCGAGAATCTGCCAGTTATGCGCCTTGACCACATCGGTAACAGCGTCGATCACCTCGCTGTGAGGAACCGGTTTCCAGCTCGCGGTAGCGGTCGGAGTCGGCACCAGTGCGATTTCGTCGCGCCCGACAAACTTTCCTTCACACATCGTCAATCCCATCATCTCACCTCCACTTCTTCAGATGCCACTGCCCGCAACGATCCCGATACGGGCATTCGCCGCAAGCGAACGATGTTTCATTCGGCAGGAACACGCCTTTGCTGATCGCGTACTGCGCCCGGTTCGCCAACGCCTCGAAGCGCCGGAAGTCATGAAATCCGCGACTGGTGTAGTGGCTCTCACAGCCCGGATTCTTTGTCTTGGTGATGACATCGAACCGAAAGAGTGGAGCCGTGCCGTTCTGTTTCTCATAAGCGTAGCTGAACACGGTCGCCTGAAGATCGCGGTCGGCTTTCCCGGCGGGCCAGCGGCTCGCGGAGGTTTTCCAGTCCACGATACAGGCGTCCCGCCCGTCCTGAACGATGAGGTCGTATTCGCCGATCAGAGGCTTGTCCAAACCGGGAACGTCGATTCTGAACGCCTGGGCGACGCCCTTGATCGTGTAGTAGTCCGACCAGTTCGCCAGAGCCGCATCCAGCATCTTCGTTGCCAGGTCGATCACCGTATCGAAGTTCTCGCCTTCCTTGTAGATCAGGTTCGGCGTCGCCTCGGCTTCGATTTTGAACGCCTCTTCAAACCGGTCAACGATTTCATCACGGGTCAGCGAGCCGCCCATCATGCACTCCCATGCCTGAGCGGTCAAGGCCGCATGAAACGCCTTGCCGAACGGAAAGCAGACCGAAGTTCGTTCGACCTCGGCCTGATCCACGTAGCGGTACATGAATTGCGCCTGACAGATGTTGAGGTACGTATTCAGCGCCGAATACGACC
The nucleotide sequence above comes from Victivallis lenta. Encoded proteins:
- a CDS encoding HEPN domain-containing protein, with translation MGLEQFKKYLQENKFSGEWRYIDEPENVFSGTLTYDPLKGGFLEFIGGPKNLLTSKETLDSFLGKSPTGKFISIFNARREKTSFTFGVFSQHQYSFYEYWESDSNEGLHKSDILLESLRFQLSHLEEWEGRICLTPEFDSSAKRISGVSYSEFPSVNLYEDEKVSITLNYALSVQGNMLEAFHLYHNVFIKVSVKEGRLPYYNTEDQNNIEYYFLTMHALFSFLIGKDVFPYDITCRYETIKPSENASEHEKALGEQAICGKYFPYWEYEAFSGKVLSGIQMFLPRADIPDLPSLTAKWFSKQNIISDSVSQLTSFHNQKFISETTLAFLIFSFEGLHRKLYSKKPIFLKRLRNFMLKLQGKVPEKNTRDITLKERVFYSLFKCRKLLQLNNAQDLLIIAHKMTQHRDAIGHRDKDIELSGAESAYLSYEMSYLLEAMISKELDIPKETQTCPNN
- a CDS encoding DUF932 domain-containing protein, with amino-acid sequence MCEGKFVGRDEIALVPTPTATASWKPVPHSEVIDAVTDVVKAHNWQILDEQYGLARDGQRMFGFMRINKTHSPEWSRCIGIRNSHDQSIAVGLAAGLCVKVCSNLVRRIQ
- a CDS encoding RecB family exonuclease — its product is MATIDELRQEPHWSYSALNTYLNICQAQFMYRYVDQAEVERTSVCFPFGKAFHAALTAQAWECMMGGSLTRDEIVDRFEEAFKIEAEATPNLIYKEGENFDTVIDLATKMLDAALANWSDYYTIKGVAQAFRIDVPGLDKPLIGEYDLIVQDGRDACIVDWKTSASRWPAGKADRDLQATVFSYAYEKQNGTAPLFRFDVITKTKNPGCESHYTSRGFHDFRRFEALANRAQYAISKGVFLPNETSFACGECPYRDRCGQWHLKKWR